One stretch of Schlesneria sp. DSM 10557 DNA includes these proteins:
- a CDS encoding PSD1 and planctomycete cytochrome C domain-containing protein, with product MPVVRFFSALLCCAILTSLCPLVAHADDAAVDYSTQVKPILLKHCADCHGKETQQSSLRLDSAKGVTTGGDSGPAVIAGDSARSLLIHAITGTEGALQMPPDGDKLAEADVAMLRRWIDQGAHSPGDEVTEPAVAKTSRHWAFQPVRRVIPPTVEAPFARHNGIDNFIQDRLLREELTPSEAADKTTLVRRVHFDLLGLPPSVETVQEFVSDSSPDAYERLVDRLLASPHFGERWARDWLDSARYADSNGFTRDQPRTIWKYRDWVIDALNQNLSFKQFVIEQIAGDLLPDPTLEQLIATGFHRNTLINEEGGTDPEQFRVEAVVDRVNTTGAVFLGLTVGCAQCHDHKYDPISQREYYQLYAFFNSNEFHAGDPTAPRIDVPSKEQIRSGEPERWKEIQKTIQRLEQELKDQISAIADDLTAWEKTLTEEDKAKLPFNVKNALDLPPVDRSETHKRDLDAYFRRLPISRSKYPQLDEIGRLRQTAPQFATTMITREINPPRETYIQIRGDFLRKGAPVQPAIPAVLKQPAAQAASPGPELASITNRLQLAEWLTAPENPLTPRVIANRYWQRIFGRGIVETENDFGIQGDPPTHPELLDWLAAEFRRDTTSTGAASDDAADANSPSQVAASDPRAWDLKAFLRGLVLSATYRQSSHSRSDLIEQDPMNKLLARQARIRVDAEMIRDAALTVSGLLTTELGGPPVYPPQPEGVFDFTQDKKPWKTSTGRDRFRKGLYTHIWRSSIYPAMAAFDFPEPNVACTRRIRSNTPLQSLTLANDQTFFEFARGFAVRLLEAPAGDDSDRLMHAVQVALGREPNSQELARLRGFLHEQRDRFAQDIPAAEAFAPNPAPAGISLTEAAAWTAVSRVLLNLDEFITRE from the coding sequence ATGCCGGTCGTACGATTTTTTAGCGCACTCCTCTGCTGTGCCATTCTCACGTCTCTCTGCCCGCTCGTCGCTCACGCCGACGACGCGGCCGTTGACTATTCCACTCAGGTCAAGCCGATTCTGCTGAAGCATTGTGCCGACTGCCATGGGAAGGAAACACAGCAGTCCAGTCTGCGGTTGGACTCAGCGAAGGGAGTCACGACGGGCGGCGACTCGGGCCCCGCAGTCATCGCTGGAGATTCCGCCCGCAGCCTGCTCATCCATGCCATTACTGGGACCGAAGGGGCCTTACAGATGCCTCCGGATGGAGACAAACTGGCCGAGGCCGATGTTGCCATGCTGCGACGCTGGATCGATCAGGGTGCTCATTCTCCTGGGGATGAAGTGACGGAACCGGCCGTTGCGAAGACAAGTCGACACTGGGCGTTTCAACCGGTTCGACGAGTGATTCCCCCGACGGTCGAAGCACCTTTCGCCCGACACAATGGGATCGACAATTTCATTCAGGATCGCCTGCTGCGGGAGGAGCTGACTCCTTCTGAAGCTGCTGACAAAACAACACTCGTGCGACGAGTCCATTTTGATCTGCTTGGACTTCCCCCTTCGGTCGAGACCGTGCAGGAATTCGTGAGTGACTCGTCTCCCGACGCTTACGAAAGGCTTGTTGACCGGTTGCTGGCGTCCCCTCATTTCGGTGAGCGCTGGGCGCGAGACTGGCTGGATTCGGCGCGCTACGCCGACTCCAACGGATTCACTCGCGATCAACCTCGAACCATCTGGAAATACCGGGACTGGGTGATCGATGCCCTCAACCAGAACCTGTCGTTCAAGCAGTTCGTGATCGAGCAGATTGCCGGCGACCTATTGCCTGATCCGACGCTGGAGCAACTTATCGCCACCGGTTTCCACCGGAACACCCTCATCAATGAAGAGGGGGGCACAGATCCAGAACAGTTTCGTGTTGAGGCGGTCGTAGACCGGGTCAACACCACGGGGGCTGTTTTCCTTGGCCTCACGGTCGGCTGCGCTCAGTGTCATGACCACAAATACGATCCGATTTCGCAGCGGGAATACTATCAGCTCTACGCGTTCTTTAACTCGAATGAGTTCCACGCTGGAGATCCGACAGCGCCGCGGATCGATGTTCCGTCCAAAGAACAGATCAGAAGCGGCGAGCCCGAGCGATGGAAAGAGATACAAAAGACAATCCAGCGACTGGAACAGGAACTGAAGGATCAGATCTCTGCCATCGCGGATGACCTGACTGCCTGGGAAAAGACACTCACGGAGGAAGACAAGGCCAAGTTGCCATTCAACGTGAAAAACGCTTTGGATCTGCCCCCCGTTGATCGGTCGGAAACGCATAAGCGGGATCTGGACGCTTACTTTCGGCGGTTGCCAATCTCGCGTTCAAAGTATCCACAGCTCGATGAGATTGGTCGCCTGCGTCAGACAGCTCCCCAGTTCGCAACCACGATGATCACACGGGAGATCAATCCCCCGCGAGAAACCTACATCCAGATTCGCGGAGACTTCCTTCGTAAGGGTGCCCCGGTGCAACCGGCCATCCCCGCGGTCCTCAAGCAGCCTGCTGCACAAGCAGCTTCCCCAGGTCCTGAACTCGCATCCATCACCAATCGCCTGCAACTGGCCGAGTGGCTTACCGCACCAGAAAATCCACTCACTCCCCGCGTGATCGCCAACAGGTACTGGCAGCGGATCTTTGGACGGGGAATTGTGGAAACGGAGAATGACTTCGGGATCCAGGGGGATCCACCGACTCATCCTGAGCTGCTCGACTGGCTGGCTGCTGAGTTTCGACGTGACACCACGTCGACGGGAGCCGCCAGCGACGATGCAGCAGACGCCAACAGCCCATCACAAGTCGCTGCGTCGGATCCCCGGGCCTGGGATCTCAAGGCGTTCTTGAGAGGACTGGTTCTGTCTGCAACCTACCGTCAGTCATCTCATTCCCGTAGTGATCTGATTGAGCAAGATCCGATGAATAAGTTGCTGGCCCGTCAGGCACGCATTCGTGTTGATGCCGAAATGATTCGCGATGCCGCATTGACGGTCAGTGGATTGCTCACCACAGAGCTGGGTGGCCCCCCGGTTTACCCGCCACAGCCGGAAGGGGTCTTTGATTTCACGCAGGACAAAAAACCATGGAAGACATCCACGGGACGCGATCGGTTTCGCAAGGGGCTTTACACGCACATCTGGCGTTCCAGCATTTATCCCGCAATGGCCGCGTTTGACTTCCCGGAACCGAATGTCGCGTGCACGCGGCGAATCCGTTCCAACACGCCACTGCAGTCATTAACACTGGCCAACGACCAGACGTTTTTCGAGTTCGCACGGGGATTTGCCGTTCGATTGCTGGAAGCACCTGCGGGGGATGACAGTGATCGACTGATGCACGCGGTTCAGGTCGCTCTGGGACGTGAGCCGAATTCGCAGGAACTGGCTCGGTTGCGAGGGTTTCTACACGAGCAGCGGGATCGCTTCGCGCAGGACATTCCGGCAGCCGAAGCATTTGCCCCCAACCCGGCTCCCGCGGGGATATCGCTGACGGAGGCTGCGGCATGGACAGCCGTCTCACGCGTGCTCTTGAACCTCGATGAATTCATTACACGCGAATAG
- a CDS encoding GspE/PulE family protein — protein MDIAQTLIRHNLVTRPQVEAALPQAAGKRVDRVLVEMGVVKEDDVLRAFAEELGMDFVEVKQESIDKELLMQFPTTAVFRHALLPLGRRNGSVIVATSDPFNLEAIEELSAVSGFHLEPVLARRLDVIELIKEHLGVGGDTLNELVAQRSAEGIELLSDLSTDDSDLAQQAENASVIKLVNELLVEALEQQASDVHIEPQEYGLTVRYRVDGLLRVQPVPESISHFFAAIVTRLKIMSKLNIAEKRIPQDGRIKLRISGREIDVRVSIIPMVHGEGVVMRLLDKGRMVFNLKNVGMPDQMAQTFHELIGLPHGIILVTGPTGSGKTSTLYSALNEIKDPTVKIITVEDPVEYQNPGISQIQVHSKVGLTFAAGLRSILRHDPDVILIGEIRDGETAEAAIQAALTGHLVFSTLHTNDAPGAFARLIDMGVEPYLVSSTVEGVLAQRLVRVLCKHCKEQYRPDPDEIPEDFPVPAPEFLWKPIGCRECKGSGYAGRRAIFELLRTDPEIGKLCINRASTAEMRDYALKKGMISLRLSGFQRVLDGSTTLEEVMRITKRDMMG, from the coding sequence ATGGATATCGCCCAAACTCTGATTCGGCATAATCTCGTCACCCGGCCTCAGGTCGAAGCGGCTTTGCCTCAGGCGGCAGGGAAGCGTGTCGACCGCGTTCTTGTTGAGATGGGCGTCGTCAAGGAAGATGATGTCCTGCGAGCGTTCGCCGAAGAACTCGGGATGGATTTTGTGGAGGTCAAGCAAGAGTCCATCGACAAGGAACTGCTCATGCAGTTTCCGACGACGGCGGTGTTTCGTCATGCGTTGTTGCCGTTGGGGCGACGCAACGGAAGTGTCATCGTTGCCACCAGTGACCCTTTCAATCTGGAAGCCATTGAAGAGCTTTCGGCTGTCAGCGGATTCCATCTCGAACCGGTCCTCGCTCGACGACTCGATGTTATTGAACTCATCAAAGAGCATCTCGGGGTCGGGGGGGATACCCTGAACGAGCTGGTTGCTCAGCGGTCCGCCGAGGGGATCGAACTTCTCAGCGACCTGTCTACGGATGACTCTGATCTGGCCCAGCAGGCCGAAAATGCCTCCGTGATCAAACTGGTCAACGAGTTGCTTGTGGAAGCGCTCGAACAGCAGGCAAGCGATGTGCATATCGAACCGCAAGAGTACGGTTTGACGGTTCGTTACCGCGTGGACGGGCTGTTGCGCGTGCAACCCGTCCCCGAATCGATCTCGCACTTCTTCGCGGCGATCGTCACTCGTTTGAAGATCATGTCCAAACTGAACATCGCCGAGAAGCGAATTCCCCAGGACGGCCGAATCAAACTGCGCATCTCGGGCCGCGAAATCGACGTTCGTGTTTCCATCATTCCGATGGTTCATGGAGAAGGGGTGGTCATGCGACTCCTCGACAAAGGACGCATGGTCTTCAATCTGAAAAATGTCGGTATGCCCGATCAGATGGCCCAGACCTTTCACGAACTGATCGGGCTGCCACACGGCATTATCCTCGTCACAGGTCCCACCGGTAGCGGTAAAACGTCGACACTCTACAGTGCGCTGAATGAGATCAAAGACCCCACGGTCAAAATCATCACGGTAGAAGACCCTGTCGAATATCAGAATCCGGGCATCAGCCAGATTCAGGTCCATTCAAAAGTCGGTCTGACATTCGCCGCCGGGCTTCGCAGCATCCTGCGTCACGACCCCGACGTGATTCTGATCGGGGAAATTCGAGACGGTGAAACGGCCGAAGCAGCGATTCAGGCCGCACTCACCGGCCACCTTGTTTTCAGCACGCTCCACACCAACGATGCACCGGGCGCATTTGCCCGTCTGATTGATATGGGCGTGGAACCCTATCTGGTCTCCAGCACCGTCGAAGGGGTGCTCGCCCAGCGACTGGTCCGCGTGCTGTGTAAACACTGCAAGGAACAATACCGACCCGATCCGGACGAGATTCCGGAGGACTTCCCCGTTCCCGCCCCCGAATTCCTCTGGAAACCAATTGGCTGTCGCGAGTGCAAGGGGAGTGGGTACGCTGGCCGTCGGGCGATCTTTGAACTTCTTCGCACCGATCCTGAAATTGGAAAACTTTGCATCAACCGGGCCAGTACCGCAGAGATGCGAGACTACGCTCTCAAAAAGGGGATGATATCTCTGCGTTTGTCCGGCTTTCAGCGCGTACTGGACGGATCGACGACACTCGAAGAAGTCATGCGCATCACCAAGCGTGACATGATGGGCTGA
- the fba gene encoding class II fructose-bisphosphate aldolase (catalyzes the reversible aldol condensation of dihydroxyacetonephosphate and glyceraldehyde 3-phosphate in the Calvin cycle, glycolysis, and/or gluconeogenesis): protein MPLVPLRVVLDHAAENSYGVAAFNVNNMEQIQSIMEAARETDSPVIVQASRGARAYSQDNYLRHLMLAASELYPEIPIVMHQDHGNSPATCCSAIKYGFTSVMMDGSLKEDGKTPADYDYNVAVTSEVVKVAHMFGVSVEGELGCLGRLDTGEGEAEDGHGASGQLSHDQLLTDPDEAERFVKATKVDALAVAIGTSHGAYKFDKKPDGEVLAMKRIEEIHKKLPNTHLVMHGSSSVPQELQDIINKFGGKMKQTFGVPVEEIQRGIKSGVRKINVDTDCRMAITGAIRQLLATSPEKFDPRDYLKPAREAMKQVCVARMVSFGQAGNASKLIASGRCK, encoded by the coding sequence ATGCCTTTAGTTCCACTGCGCGTCGTGTTGGACCATGCTGCTGAAAACAGCTACGGCGTGGCCGCGTTCAATGTTAATAACATGGAACAGATCCAGTCGATCATGGAAGCTGCTCGGGAAACCGATTCCCCCGTGATCGTACAGGCGTCTCGCGGTGCCCGTGCATACTCTCAGGACAACTACCTGCGGCACCTGATGCTTGCCGCGTCTGAATTGTATCCCGAGATTCCCATTGTGATGCACCAGGACCACGGGAACAGTCCAGCGACGTGCTGCAGCGCCATCAAGTATGGCTTCACCTCCGTCATGATGGACGGCTCGCTGAAAGAAGACGGCAAAACACCTGCCGATTACGACTACAACGTCGCCGTCACCTCTGAAGTCGTCAAAGTGGCTCACATGTTCGGTGTCTCCGTCGAAGGAGAACTGGGCTGCCTGGGACGACTCGACACAGGGGAAGGGGAAGCCGAAGACGGACACGGTGCTTCGGGTCAACTTTCGCACGACCAGTTGCTCACCGATCCTGACGAGGCGGAACGATTTGTGAAGGCGACCAAGGTCGATGCGCTCGCCGTCGCCATCGGCACCAGTCACGGCGCTTACAAGTTCGACAAGAAGCCAGACGGCGAAGTGCTGGCAATGAAGCGAATTGAAGAGATTCACAAGAAGCTGCCAAACACTCACCTCGTGATGCACGGCAGTTCGTCTGTTCCTCAGGAACTGCAGGACATCATCAACAAGTTCGGCGGGAAGATGAAGCAGACCTTCGGCGTTCCCGTTGAAGAAATTCAGCGCGGAATCAAGAGTGGTGTCCGCAAGATCAATGTCGACACCGATTGCCGTATGGCCATCACCGGTGCCATTCGCCAACTCCTCGCCACCAGCCCTGAAAAATTCGACCCGCGCGACTATCTGAAGCCCGCTCGGGAAGCCATGAAGCAGGTCTGCGTGGCCCGTATGGTTTCATTCGGCCAGGCTGGCAACGCCAGCAAGCTGATCGCTTCAGGACGCTGCAAGTAA
- the lpdA gene encoding dihydrolipoyl dehydrogenase: MADLQTQLLVLGAGPGGYPAAFEAADHGMQVTLVDEGVRPGGVCLNRGCIPSKALLHVAKLINESHESSAIGVNFVPPKIDLPKLREWKNSAVVGKLAGGVGELCRARGVQLISARGTFLDANTIELKYPDGKTDKLKFEKAIIATGSSPAMPPAFQIGDPRVMDSTGALELADIPGKLLIVGGGYIGLEMGTFYSALGSKVTVVELTKDLLPGADRDLVRPLQKRLESQFAAIHLNTKVDGLTASKAGITAKLTGEGVKPEQTFDRVLVSIGRRPNSKGFGLENTGVAVDEKGFIKVDGQRKTNVDHIYAIGDIAGEPMLAHKATREAKVAVEAMLGGPAEFDNIAIPAVVFTDPEVAWCGLTEPEAIAKNREVKVVKFPWAASGRAITLARSEGLTKMIVDPKTERVLGVGIVGVGAGEMIAEATLAVETAAVARDLAETIHAHPTLSETLMEAAESVYGQATHSYRPKKR; encoded by the coding sequence ATGGCGGATTTGCAGACTCAACTATTGGTACTTGGTGCTGGACCAGGCGGATATCCGGCCGCATTCGAAGCGGCAGATCATGGAATGCAAGTGACGCTCGTTGACGAAGGGGTTCGCCCCGGTGGCGTTTGCTTGAATCGGGGATGTATTCCCTCGAAAGCCCTGCTGCATGTCGCCAAGCTGATCAACGAAAGCCACGAATCAAGTGCCATCGGCGTAAACTTCGTTCCTCCCAAAATCGATCTGCCGAAGCTGCGCGAATGGAAGAATTCCGCCGTCGTCGGCAAGCTGGCAGGTGGCGTGGGGGAACTCTGTCGTGCCCGCGGAGTCCAACTGATCAGTGCACGCGGAACGTTCCTGGACGCCAACACCATTGAATTGAAATACCCCGACGGCAAAACAGACAAGTTGAAGTTCGAAAAGGCGATCATCGCCACGGGTTCGTCTCCCGCAATGCCTCCCGCATTCCAGATTGGTGATCCACGAGTGATGGATTCAACCGGAGCTCTGGAACTGGCCGATATCCCTGGCAAGCTGCTGATCGTCGGTGGTGGCTACATCGGGCTGGAAATGGGTACGTTCTACTCCGCCCTGGGCTCGAAGGTCACTGTTGTCGAACTGACCAAAGACCTGCTGCCAGGAGCCGATCGCGACCTTGTTCGCCCACTGCAGAAGCGACTGGAATCGCAGTTCGCGGCAATCCATCTCAACACCAAAGTCGATGGCCTGACCGCCTCCAAAGCGGGGATCACGGCCAAGCTGACCGGTGAAGGCGTTAAGCCGGAACAGACGTTCGATCGCGTCCTGGTCTCCATCGGCCGTCGACCGAACAGCAAAGGCTTCGGACTAGAAAATACCGGCGTTGCCGTCGACGAGAAGGGCTTCATCAAGGTTGACGGTCAGCGTAAAACAAACGTCGATCACATCTATGCGATCGGCGACATTGCTGGCGAACCAATGCTGGCCCACAAAGCGACGCGTGAAGCCAAGGTGGCCGTCGAAGCCATGCTGGGCGGCCCGGCCGAGTTTGACAACATCGCTATTCCAGCAGTGGTCTTCACTGATCCGGAAGTCGCCTGGTGTGGTCTGACCGAACCTGAAGCGATCGCCAAAAACCGCGAAGTCAAAGTGGTCAAATTCCCGTGGGCCGCTTCAGGTCGCGCGATTACGCTCGCCCGCAGCGAAGGCCTGACGAAGATGATCGTCGACCCCAAGACCGAACGTGTTCTGGGCGTCGGAATCGTTGGTGTGGGAGCAGGCGAAATGATCGCTGAAGCAACACTCGCGGTCGAAACAGCCGCCGTTGCCCGTGATCTGGCCGAAACGATTCACGCTCATCCAACACTCAGCGAAACCCTGATGGAAGCCGCTGAAAGCGTCTACGGCCAGGCGACTCACTCGTACCGGCCCAAAAAACGCTAA
- a CDS encoding rhomboid family intramembrane serine protease encodes MFPLWDDVPSLRFPFVSYALIAACVVAFFVQLTAPNGGEQIVREYGMIPLRVTHPKAREIIVETQSQSGRRQREVLDLSSPISPLMTLFTCMFLHGGLMHIVGNMWFLYIFGDNVEDRFGHIGFAVMYFVSGLAAGIMHIMADSTSYIPTIGASGAIAGVMGSYMWLYPRASVMSLIPLGIFSRLMPIPAPIFLGIWFAFQVLSGFQTEPGGGGVAWWAHVGGFVAGLGMTAGLYYIGGLNPPVQQVRSSTYPPFGGDTRRWQSRPW; translated from the coding sequence ATGTTTCCCCTGTGGGACGATGTCCCTTCGTTGCGATTCCCCTTCGTCAGCTATGCGCTGATTGCTGCTTGTGTCGTTGCGTTTTTCGTTCAGCTCACCGCACCGAACGGGGGCGAGCAGATCGTGCGGGAGTATGGGATGATCCCACTACGTGTTACTCATCCCAAGGCGCGTGAGATCATCGTCGAAACGCAATCGCAGTCGGGTCGCCGGCAGCGCGAGGTTCTCGATCTTTCGTCTCCGATTTCGCCGCTGATGACGCTATTCACATGCATGTTTCTGCACGGTGGCTTGATGCACATCGTAGGGAATATGTGGTTCCTGTACATTTTTGGAGACAACGTCGAGGATCGGTTCGGACATATTGGTTTTGCCGTAATGTACTTCGTCAGCGGTCTGGCCGCTGGCATCATGCACATCATGGCCGACTCCACATCCTATATACCGACCATCGGTGCCAGCGGTGCCATCGCGGGGGTGATGGGCTCATATATGTGGCTCTACCCGCGCGCTTCGGTGATGTCGCTGATTCCGTTGGGCATCTTCTCGCGCCTGATGCCGATTCCAGCGCCGATTTTTCTGGGAATCTGGTTTGCATTCCAGGTTCTGTCCGGGTTTCAAACCGAACCCGGTGGTGGGGGAGTCGCGTGGTGGGCTCACGTCGGTGGCTTCGTCGCGGGACTCGGTATGACCGCGGGGCTTTACTACATCGGTGGCTTGAATCCCCCTGTGCAACAAGTTCGATCCAGCACCTATCCACCATTCGGAGGCGATACACGTCGCTGGCAAAGTCGCCCCTGGTAA
- a CDS encoding macro domain-containing protein, with translation MKVQFGVCRVELQQGDISQQVVDAIVNAANPQLAGGGGVDGAIHRAAGPTVMAETQARFPLGCPPGDAVPSGPGLLPAKVILHAVGPVWRGGQKGEVDLLRSCIRRCLELAVKHSCSSIAFPAISTGAYRFPVDLAAENSLAEVRSFVTVQSSPMMVRFVLFDGGTYGAFARVLESYVAT, from the coding sequence ATGAAAGTGCAGTTTGGTGTCTGTCGTGTGGAACTCCAGCAGGGAGACATCTCTCAACAAGTTGTCGATGCCATTGTGAACGCTGCGAATCCTCAGTTGGCTGGAGGGGGAGGTGTTGACGGGGCGATCCACCGGGCGGCCGGTCCAACTGTTATGGCCGAAACGCAGGCCAGGTTCCCCCTTGGTTGCCCTCCGGGCGACGCGGTCCCCTCGGGGCCCGGGCTGTTGCCCGCCAAGGTGATTCTCCACGCCGTGGGGCCTGTCTGGCGAGGAGGACAAAAAGGGGAAGTTGACCTGCTTCGCTCGTGCATTCGACGTTGTCTGGAATTGGCGGTGAAGCATTCATGTTCATCGATCGCGTTTCCCGCAATCAGTACCGGTGCATATCGTTTTCCAGTCGATCTCGCCGCCGAGAACTCGCTTGCCGAAGTCCGGTCATTCGTTACCGTACAATCATCACCGATGATGGTACGATTTGTGCTGTTCGATGGCGGCACCTACGGCGCCTTCGCCCGAGTTCTTGAATCTTATGTCGCCACATAA
- a CDS encoding dihydrodipicolinate synthase family protein, with product MNVTWQGVFPAAITHFHRDQSLDIPSTLRHLEQMIDAGIHGIVMLGTVGENCSLERQEKLDVLKATVDLVRGRIPVLTGVAEYTTAFACRYAAEAKDVGVDGLMVLPAMVYKSDPRETITHFRTVANATDLPIMVYNNPPVYGVDITPTMFLELAEEPTLQVIKESSDNPRRITDLYNVCGDRYILFGGVDDLILESILLGAKGWVSGLVNAFPHENRLVWDLAVSGQWEAARETYRWYTPLLHLDTHFKLVQYIKLAVQECGYGSELTRAPRLPLVGPERENVIGIIRRAIESRPKREC from the coding sequence ATGAATGTCACGTGGCAGGGCGTCTTTCCGGCGGCAATAACACACTTTCATCGCGATCAGTCGCTCGACATTCCAAGTACTCTGAGGCATCTGGAGCAGATGATCGACGCGGGGATTCATGGCATCGTGATGCTGGGGACCGTTGGCGAAAACTGTTCCCTGGAACGGCAGGAGAAACTTGATGTGCTCAAGGCGACTGTGGATCTGGTCCGCGGTCGCATTCCAGTTCTGACGGGTGTGGCGGAATACACGACGGCTTTTGCGTGTCGCTACGCCGCAGAAGCAAAAGACGTCGGCGTCGACGGTCTGATGGTCTTGCCGGCCATGGTTTACAAATCGGACCCGCGCGAAACGATCACACACTTTCGGACGGTGGCTAATGCGACTGATCTGCCGATTATGGTCTACAACAATCCCCCGGTTTACGGGGTCGATATCACACCGACGATGTTTCTCGAATTGGCGGAGGAACCGACGCTGCAGGTCATTAAAGAGTCCTCCGATAATCCCCGCCGCATTACCGATCTCTACAATGTCTGTGGAGATCGATATATCCTGTTCGGCGGTGTGGATGACCTGATTCTCGAAAGCATCCTGCTCGGGGCCAAAGGCTGGGTTTCGGGACTCGTCAATGCGTTTCCGCACGAGAACCGCCTGGTCTGGGATCTGGCTGTTTCGGGCCAGTGGGAAGCGGCCCGCGAGACCTATCGCTGGTACACTCCTCTTTTGCATCTGGACACGCACTTCAAGCTGGTGCAGTACATCAAATTAGCCGTGCAGGAATGCGGATACGGTTCGGAACTGACACGTGCACCGCGGCTACCCCTGGTTGGCCCAGAACGCGAAAACGTCATCGGAATAATCAGGCGCGCGATCGAATCGCGGCCGAAACGAGAATGTTAA
- a CDS encoding globin, with product MPDENAISSVYSLIGETGFERLVAAFYRRVPGDDILGPMYPAHDLAGAEHRLKGFLIFRFGGPDRYLQERGHPQLRMRHAPFAIDEAARHRWVKLMDEALVEAELPEAATTVVRDFLHDVATFLINRGPKPNMIN from the coding sequence ATGCCCGACGAAAACGCAATCTCTAGTGTCTACAGTCTGATTGGAGAGACGGGGTTTGAACGACTGGTTGCTGCCTTCTATCGGCGAGTTCCCGGAGACGACATCCTCGGACCGATGTATCCTGCTCACGATCTGGCTGGGGCCGAACATCGCCTGAAAGGTTTTCTGATCTTCCGTTTCGGCGGACCCGACCGTTATCTGCAGGAGCGAGGACATCCCCAGTTACGGATGCGTCACGCGCCGTTTGCAATCGATGAGGCAGCCCGGCACCGCTGGGTCAAGTTGATGGATGAAGCATTGGTGGAAGCTGAATTGCCTGAGGCCGCAACCACGGTCGTCCGAGATTTCCTCCACGATGTTGCCACATTCTTGATTAATCGGGGACCGAAGCCGAATATGATCAACTGA
- a CDS encoding esterase/lipase family protein: protein MDFLSRLRCYGCTILLLTGHVTLSSSASAAEESLSRSWIETIKRQAEDAVLSKTAGGRQFWGDIYHCSGWRIQQNVFSGQCRLIDPESLRYTNGTFAECRTVLDEIARERNLAPQNGPAVILIHGLLQSSRCMTSLGKSLQNAGYQTVEFDYPSTQISIPEAARNLDKVIQSLDGVSEINFVVHSMGGLVVRAYTKEFDDPRIKRMVMLGTPNQGAELADLTRRSWLLRTAGGPSARQLGTRSNGLIPQLPVPKFEFAVIAGSSGTACGWNPLIPGDDDGTVTVDSTKLPGASDFGVVNAMHSHLLWHEDVQTQTLNFLKDGRLNVDREPQPIPGLPVQTVSQP, encoded by the coding sequence ATGGATTTTCTTTCTCGCCTACGCTGTTACGGCTGCACAATCTTGCTGCTGACCGGGCATGTTACGCTGAGCAGTTCGGCGTCCGCTGCCGAAGAATCGCTGTCGCGATCGTGGATCGAAACGATCAAGCGACAAGCCGAAGATGCGGTGCTGTCGAAAACGGCGGGGGGACGTCAGTTCTGGGGCGATATTTACCACTGCAGTGGATGGCGGATCCAGCAGAACGTGTTCAGCGGTCAGTGCCGTTTGATCGATCCTGAAAGCCTCCGTTATACCAATGGGACTTTCGCCGAGTGTCGGACCGTACTGGACGAGATCGCTCGCGAACGAAATCTCGCGCCGCAGAACGGGCCTGCCGTGATCCTGATTCACGGTCTGCTGCAATCTTCCCGCTGTATGACATCATTAGGAAAGAGTCTGCAGAATGCCGGGTACCAGACGGTCGAGTTTGATTATCCCAGCACCCAGATTTCCATTCCCGAGGCCGCGCGCAACCTGGACAAGGTGATTCAATCGCTCGACGGAGTCAGCGAAATCAACTTCGTCGTCCACAGCATGGGGGGACTGGTCGTTCGAGCTTACACCAAGGAATTTGATGATCCCCGGATCAAACGGATGGTGATGCTGGGGACACCGAATCAAGGTGCGGAACTGGCTGATTTGACTCGCAGAAGCTGGCTGCTCAGAACCGCAGGGGGGCCAAGTGCACGCCAGTTGGGAACCCGTTCGAACGGACTGATTCCACAGCTTCCTGTGCCGAAATTCGAGTTTGCCGTGATTGCCGGATCCAGTGGAACCGCCTGCGGGTGGAATCCGCTGATTCCCGGGGATGACGATGGAACTGTCACGGTCGACAGCACCAAGTTACCGGGCGCATCCGACTTCGGCGTTGTCAATGCAATGCACTCACATCTGCTGTGGCACGAAGACGTACAGACGCAGACATTGAATTTCTTGAAAGACGGGCGGTTGAACGTTGATCGAGAACCGCAACCGATTCCCGGACTGCCCGTCCAAACAGTCTCCCAGCCATAG